catgccaatttagaaacctgtacTATGTGAATGCCTCCTTCCTTCTCATCAAATCTGTCAATCCTGTCATGCCAATGTGTTAGAATCCTGTAATGAAGAACctgtcaataaaaaacaataagtcaccttgtttatagttTGTGttatcaatgtgcttgacgttTATGATCtcgaaataattaaacagttactAGTGTACACTCAAAATTGGGCATGGCTGGGATTCATGATCTAGCAAGTCTAAAAGATGAGATACAGCAATACTCTATTAATAAAGCTAGTAATGGTTGTTACCTGTTTAATTttgatggcacattcagtagaataccatgattttgaacaaaatggTTGACAGAAGTAAGCTGCACAACCCTTTCAACACGTTTTCTCCtctaagttgatgagaaacattaagtttatccaacatatacaccgaatagaacacatcaccgacaatttacagacgaaatcactcgaatagggaattttcgaagaaaaattagcttaacttttgacagcaaaccgccatgATCCCATAACTGACTTGATCTAACGATCAAGGTGAATGAACCGATGAACGAAAATTCTGACGTTTTGACACAGACGGGTTTTGGGGAGCACGAGCAGACGTATATACTTTCGGGGACACTAAGAAGCGGCGTTGCCATTTGATGCAACTCAATAACAATATGCAACCGCctaataaaatatgttttcaaaattcgtgTCTGTCATGGTGTAATTAAGTCTTTACTTTTACACAATGTTCCTacagtagaactccattgaattttaaatattgattatTGTATGAGACCAAGTGTGATGCTGTTTTTAAGAAAACACAATtggtattttaatttgaactaAACCTTAACGAAAAAGctatttttagatttaatataatgtaatttttttgttttccaaactcatgctatttttaatttaaattggaaaaaatcacaaaaagcCCTTCTTTCTAACGCAATTAGCTGACAATTCTAATTATATTTCTATTCATGGCCTTATCACACACAACCTCTACATACAGTTTGAATTAAGGAGGTGGTgtaagacacaaaaaaataaggattggaaaaatcaattgaaattgaagaaaaacttgcTACGACTCAAACTGAAataggaaagagaaaataagaaacaagttGGCTATGCTGATCGATAAAAAAGTTGCGCACTTTTCATAACAGATTGAGACCGTAATCGGATTTTTACTTGCCTTTACtgatatttgataaaattcgGGCCATcagaaaaacacaagaaaatgcAGTATCATACAAAATTAGGCGATGGGGGAAAGGTAGGCATTTAATAAACCAcgctcgtaaaaaaaaaattcacgataACATACCCAGCTGTTCGgcaactctttttttggtggttACTAATAAGGGCGGAAACGTCGATTATTGTGGTACTCCCCTTTCTCATTCCTCTTGTTTCAAATAGTGCCTTTGTCCCAAACAATCAAGATTCCGATGGACAAATGCCTTGCTTCagataaattttctttcaactctttgaaaaaataaacaaacaatttggaatgctaaagagaaaaagaaactgccaCGTAGGTCTGTTACAATGATTTGACATCCAACTGATCTTCGAGTTTTACTACGGCCGTCATGAATTTTAGTATATGCGGTGTAAAACCGTTCAAACGGGCGGTAGAGAATAGAGATGGGGTAAGCCGTATAAACATGGGAAATTAGATGGTGAAGCGCCCTATGATTCTTTCACGCATCTTCTGTGGGAACATCTTCAGCAAAAGAATCTTCTCTTGGAGCGTCTTCAAGAGGAGCACCTTTTAAGGGAGCATTTTCTGGGGAGGAATCTACTGGTGAAGCTTCTTCACTGACGGGTGTTGGGATTTTCTCAAACGCTTGAACCTGATCATTCTCACCGTTGGTCGGTGTTGTCACTGGTACTGGCGCCATTTGCAGTGATTTACGTATTCTATCTCCTTTTCGCCACAAGGTGATTTCCTAATTAAGAAAGAATTTACAGTTAAGTAAGAGAAAGAACTGATGGTTAAAGTAATGTATTTAACCTGTTGTTTGAAATAGCGGCGCTCCTCTTCGTCAACGAGAACTAGATTGAGGTAATAACGCAcagagaattttttgtttatgtcTCGCATGGTCGGTGTAAGATCGTAACCAGCCAAAAAGACTCGAATGGGTATGCTTTCGCCTCGTACAGGTGATCCATCcataatttcatattttgcaatggtttcattttcattgaaGACATTAGGTCCAGAACCTGTAGTCTCCCTTCGAATGATAGCGATTTCCATGTGCCGAATCTTGATTCTCACCAGAAGGAAGTAGATTTTACCCACTATTACATCTTTCAAATGGTACctacaaaattttacaaatacaaaacaaaacaattcatGTTAAATAGGAGAGCCAAAAgcacattatttttttttttttatcatacTTAGACTTGTTGTATTCAAACTCAATATGTAAGGAATCCTCTATGCCAACTTCCATTTTGATACTGCTGTTCATTTCTGGATAAGAACTTAGAGTGTGCACTGCCAAGTCTAGTTCTTTGACCAAATCTGTTAATCTTCTAACAACTGTCACTCTCAGGAAGTATCTGTTAAAATATACTTAACAATgttaatgtttttcaattaagTTCTCAGAATTATTACCTGAGCTTGACATTAGTCCCAGTGTAGACTTCATAAGGTTTCTCTACTTggttgaaatcaaaatcataaCTAGTGTTATGATGAAGTTCACCAGGACGAGCCAATTCTTTAACTAATGAAGTAAACTCATGATGATTCCCTCTGTCATAATAAAGCTCAATCTGTCCAAGGAATTCTATCTTGATGCCTTGATGTTCTAATTTGTAGCCTGGTCGCTTGAGTGTAATATTAACCTGCAAATAAAAGCAATAATTAAAATCTGTGCACTGAAAATTTGCAATAGACATGGATTTACCTTTCCTGACAGGCTTTCtccatcaaaaaataaaaacagcctctcttttttcccatcttcGGTTTTAACTTCTGCAGTCCTTCTAGTTGCAGCTCCATCTAGAATAATGTCGATCTCTGCACTTTGTCCAAACCCAAAGAAGCTCTAAACACATACAATTTCCATTAGAtcagacaaaaatttattaaatctATTGATACTACAACTGCATACTAAAATCAGAGGGAAAGCAAATGCTTAACACCAATTCAGTAAACAATTTCTAAATCGCGTATCAAGCCATTCAGTTAACAACCAAGTGtcaatacaaaagaaaaatgcaaaactATAACaggacaattttcttttgtttcttaataATGCCTGGTTACATTTCTATAAAAAACATACCATTTCTCCTCATATAGCTCCGGTCACAAATATATAACAGGCGTTTTCCGGACTGGAGAGAATCCCAAGTTTACTCTTGTCGTCTACACAAGTATCTGTCgactacaacaaaaaaaaattatgtaggAGGCGTTGCCATTTGGTATTGGTTATCCTATCCGAACTTTGAAGTGCAAACTGCAAACACACATtttgtagaatttttttttttatgaaacataatatgaatgaaatattggtgataaaaaaagttggttaTTTTAAGCCATTCACGGTGTggtacatatttatttttacaaagtcATGAACAATCAACACTACATTGATGCGCCATTTGTTTTGGCTACGCGTATCCACTGAGTTTCGACAACTTTTGCAAATTCTAAAGCGAAAAACAACATAAATACACACGgacaaaccaattttttaattaaatttcacttTTATCATGGCGTTAGATGGCAAAAGTTACCGTATGACAAGATAACGACCATACTTCCCGCAAAATCAGATATTTTAGTAACagcaaacattaatttttttcttctctacaaTTACTTTCTCATTCACGGCAAAACACGAAGAAGGCAAAACATTTCATcagctaaaacaaaaaaaaaggcaagacCTGGTAAGTTTTATTCACTTGTTAAGACTGTTTGCACGCGGACAATTTTCTAATCCTAAAAGTTCCTCGCCAACGGTCTCTCCGTCGCGACCTTCGCGAATCGGTCGATGAAGCTCCAACTGCCGCAGCTACTGTCCCAGGACTAGAGGGAGCACTCCGGCTGTTTTGTTGCTGCATATGCTGTTGCAATTCTTGTTGTAATCTTTGAGCTAATGTTCAAAATAAACCGTATTAGGTCTGACACGTAAGCTTCAAGGTACTAAACAAGCTAGCAATTGATTACCTGTTAAGTCATGTTCTGTGAAGTAGTGGGAATCACTACAATCATCTTCATCTGAATTGTTTCCATGATGGGACTCCAGATATTTCAGTACCGTCATATTTCGACATTCGTCTCCACGTAAAGGTGGAATGCGGACGGACGGCTCATTTCGCGGATGCCTCTTGATAAACCAACTgacaaaataacaattaagtatatgatttttgaatttctcttaTTCTGTGGTACCCATGATGCTGGACCTCCGGTAAAGAGAATCGTAGATATGGATCTTTATGAAGCATTCCTTTGAGAAGATCACCCAATAACTCGTCGACCTCTTcaggaatttcaaaaacacCTTCACCAATTTTTtcgaacaatttgaaaatattgtcCCCTTCAAAAGGATATTTGCCTGTAGCAATGTTAAACCTTAAACAAAAAGtattttcaatcatcaataaataaagaatgccaaaattaaataagattacagataatcaatcttacagAGTTACACCACTACTCCACA
The window above is part of the Daphnia pulex isolate KAP4 chromosome 3, ASM2113471v1 genome. Proteins encoded here:
- the LOC124190159 gene encoding CBL-interacting protein kinase 16-like; this encodes MDDPFNLEDDGLMPFIHRISSEQIIYKSKKNQCKFIGKYVMGDLLGEGSYGKVKEVLDTETLCRKAVKILKRRKLRRIPNGEQNVEREIKLLQMLNHKNVIRLYEVMHNEEKQKMYLIFEYCVSGLQELIDSTPLKKFPIWQAHGYFCQLIDGLEYLHSQGIIHKDIKPSNLLLTTDGMLKISDLGVAEALDMFAVDDLCQTSQGSPAFQPPEIANGLDSFPGFKVDVWSSGVTLFNIATGKYPFEGDNIFKLFEKIGEGVFEIPEEVDELLGDLLKGMLHKDPYLRFSLPEVQHHGWFIKRHPRNEPSVRIPPLRGDECRNMTVLKYLESHHGNNSDEDDCSDSHYFTEHDLTAQRLQQELQQHMQQQNSRSAPSSPGTSFFGFGQSAEIDIILDGAATRRTAEVKTEDGKKERLFLFFDGESLSGKVNITLKRPGYKLEHQGIKIEFLGQIELYYDRGNHHEFTSLVKELARPGELHHNTSYDFDFNQVEKPYEVYTGTNVKLRYFLRVTVVRRLTDLVKELDLAVHTLSSYPEMNSSIKMEVGIEDSLHIEFEYNKSKYHLKDVIVGKIYFLLVRIKIRHMEIAIIRRETTGSGPNVFNENETIAKYEIMDGSPVRGESIPIRVFLAGYDLTPTMRDINKKFSVRYYLNLVLVDEEERRYFKQQEITLWRKGDRIRKSLQMAPVPVTTPTNGENDQVQAFEKIPTPVSEEASPVDSSPENAPLKGAPLEDAPREDSFAEDVPTEDA